In Colwellia sp. PAMC 20917, a single genomic region encodes these proteins:
- a CDS encoding TolC family outer membrane protein, with product MFKLNKITMVWCLGLSGLYSANSYAQSLEAAVATALDTHPDIRQTFARFKSKEEDVNRASAGYFPTIDLTAGYGYEYTDTPGNRRNATIGDDGETELARGEFGVSIKQILFDGMYTSNEIDRTKFEASAEQWTLIANAEDLALQVAKAYLNFIKTDELVKLSAINIASHQVIYDQIKERTDSGLGNIADLSQVTGRLARAQANMISARNNNLDARSQFIRLTNTQPSNLVLPVPDADMLPKNKATGLTLAIKRHPVIKAAQQDINAARSFKSSINARYYPTLSLELGVNSDNDIGGESGINRFGADVGGHRNDATAMLRLRYNFYSGGKDIATERSAAYKISEAQEINYNAHRQVTESFGLSWNAFEMLALQKTYLKQHVITSKDTQAAYKQQFDIGQRNLLDLLDTENELFQARKDYLDADFNELSAQYRLLNATGLLLDSLRVTRSSKWKGEHEYEQGAYDE from the coding sequence ATGTTTAAATTAAATAAAATAACTATGGTTTGGTGTTTAGGCTTATCGGGATTATATTCTGCTAATAGCTATGCCCAAAGTTTAGAGGCAGCCGTTGCGACCGCACTTGATACACATCCTGATATTCGTCAGACATTTGCACGATTTAAATCTAAAGAAGAAGATGTTAATCGTGCCTCAGCAGGCTATTTTCCAACTATTGATTTAACTGCTGGTTATGGTTATGAATATACTGATACCCCCGGAAATAGACGAAATGCTACCATCGGCGATGACGGTGAAACTGAATTAGCCCGTGGTGAATTTGGTGTTAGTATTAAACAAATTCTTTTTGATGGCATGTACACGAGTAATGAAATAGATAGAACTAAATTCGAAGCGAGCGCTGAGCAATGGACATTAATTGCCAATGCAGAAGATCTTGCGTTACAAGTGGCTAAAGCCTATTTAAATTTTATAAAAACAGATGAGCTTGTTAAATTATCAGCAATAAACATTGCCTCACACCAAGTCATTTATGATCAAATTAAAGAACGTACTGATTCAGGACTGGGTAATATTGCCGACTTGTCTCAAGTTACAGGGCGGCTAGCTCGCGCGCAAGCTAACATGATTTCGGCGCGTAATAATAACCTTGACGCTAGGTCACAATTTATTCGTTTAACGAATACACAACCGAGTAACCTTGTGCTACCAGTACCTGATGCTGATATGTTACCTAAAAATAAAGCAACGGGTTTAACTCTAGCAATAAAACGTCATCCGGTAATTAAAGCTGCTCAGCAAGATATTAATGCGGCTCGTTCATTTAAAAGCTCAATAAACGCTAGATATTACCCAACCTTATCTTTAGAACTCGGCGTGAATTCTGATAATGATATCGGTGGTGAAAGCGGTATTAATCGATTTGGCGCTGACGTAGGTGGTCATCGAAACGATGCAACAGCAATGCTGCGCTTGCGCTACAACTTTTACTCGGGTGGAAAAGACATAGCTACCGAACGAAGTGCAGCCTATAAAATTTCAGAAGCGCAGGAAATTAATTATAACGCTCACCGTCAAGTTACTGAAAGCTTTGGTCTGTCGTGGAATGCTTTTGAAATGTTAGCTTTACAAAAAACATATCTAAAGCAACATGTTATTACATCTAAAGATACGCAGGCAGCCTACAAACAGCAGTTCGATATTGGGCAGCGAAATCTTCTCGATCTGCTTGATACCGAAAATGAATTGTTTCAAGCTCGTAAGGATTACCTTGATGCAGACTTTAATGAATTAAGCGCTCAGTATCGTTTGTTAAATGCAACAGGCCTGCTACTTGATTCATTGAGAGTAACAAGATCATCAAAATGGAAAGGTGAACACGAATACGAACAAGGAGCTTACGATGAATAA
- a CDS encoding OmpA family protein, whose amino-acid sequence MNKLSIKPIEVKTKYLVVAFAVLFISACADTSVVTLEDSVQQLYDLTDYDSDGVVKAREKCDGTSIGAAIDNYGCGTQTSKIMPFKIDVKFVNNSYQLSDQANVDISKLAELLKMNPQINVVIEGHSSKVGVAKLNQLLSNNRAKAVALVLINDFKINEERISSIGYGFERLENLADTEQAHAENRRIMAEISHIEKIDDLKWTIYTVNQAN is encoded by the coding sequence ATGAATAAGTTATCAATTAAGCCAATAGAAGTTAAGACAAAATATTTAGTGGTCGCTTTTGCAGTATTATTTATTAGTGCTTGTGCTGATACTTCTGTAGTCACATTAGAAGACTCGGTACAGCAGCTTTATGATTTAACTGATTATGACAGTGATGGTGTAGTAAAAGCGCGTGAAAAATGTGATGGGACTTCTATTGGTGCTGCGATTGACAATTATGGTTGTGGTACTCAAACGTCTAAAATAATGCCTTTTAAAATTGATGTTAAATTTGTTAACAATTCTTATCAACTGTCAGACCAAGCAAATGTAGACATCAGTAAGTTAGCAGAACTTCTTAAAATGAATCCGCAAATCAATGTAGTGATTGAAGGGCATAGCAGTAAAGTTGGCGTGGCAAAATTAAATCAACTGCTGTCAAATAATCGCGCTAAAGCGGTTGCTTTGGTGCTAATCAATGATTTTAAAATTAATGAAGAGCGTATCTCTTCAATCGGTTATGGCTTCGAACGCTTAGAAAACTTAGCTGATACTGAACAAGCGCATGCTGAAAATCGTCGTATAATGGCTGAGATATCTCATATAGAAAAAATTGATGATCTCAAATGGACCATTTATACAGTGAACCAAGCTAATTAA
- a CDS encoding transglutaminase-like cysteine peptidase has translation MLLITTICLAAIFAQSTQPLNEKEIVSSLEKSYGERAGKRGKAWFKLMQPKVQHSPLETLQEVNQFFNMFRFIDDSKLWGVSNYWATPIEFIGVNGGDCEDYSIAKYFTLLEMGIADEKMRITMVKAVKLNQYHMVLAYYETPSAVPLILDNLDGVIKPANQRNDLIPIYSFNASQLWLNKAKGQGILSGKSSKLKLWRDLRQRITTSKLKQPKIKMEF, from the coding sequence ATGCTTCTCATCACCACAATATGTTTAGCGGCTATATTTGCTCAATCTACACAGCCCCTTAATGAAAAAGAAATTGTCTCATCATTAGAAAAAAGTTATGGAGAAAGAGCAGGTAAAAGAGGCAAAGCCTGGTTTAAATTAATGCAACCAAAAGTTCAACATTCACCCTTAGAAACATTACAAGAAGTTAATCAATTCTTTAATATGTTTAGGTTTATTGATGATAGTAAACTTTGGGGTGTGAGCAATTATTGGGCGACACCTATCGAATTTATCGGTGTTAATGGTGGCGATTGCGAAGACTATTCAATTGCTAAATATTTTACCTTATTAGAGATGGGTATTGCGGATGAAAAAATGAGGATCACTATGGTAAAAGCCGTCAAACTTAATCAATACCATATGGTACTCGCTTACTACGAAACGCCTAGTGCCGTACCATTAATTTTAGATAATCTAGACGGTGTAATAAAACCCGCAAATCAGCGCAACGATCTGATCCCTATATATAGTTTTAATGCCAGTCAATTATGGTTGAACAAAGCAAAGGGGCAAGGAATTCTTAGTGGAAAATCATCAAAGCTTAAACTTTGGCGAGACTTAAGACAGCGTATAACTACTTCAAAACTTAAACAACCCAAAATTAAAATGGAGTTTTAA